Within Bacillus sp. FJAT-45350, the genomic segment TTCGTGAGCACTAATTTTGTCGAATTTCTCTTTTTTTTCGTCTTTTCGACAACTTTCGCAATTCCTTTTTTTGTTCCAGAGAGCTCAATCAAAAGCTCCCTCGCAGACTTTCTTAAAGCCCCACTCCCAAAGATTACAGACTGTTCCGCAAAGTCTGATGTAGCGACATGAATTTGTCTATCAATTCTTTTCAATTCAAGAACAAGCTTTTCAATTCTCTCATCTGCTGTCTCGTTCTCTCTTGTATAGATGACTTCAATTCGATGGTTCTTATATTTCTTCCCCACACCAACAACCATATGAGCATCAAAAACGACGTACACCTTGTATCCTGTAAAAGCTTGATACTCTGCTAATTTCTCAACCAATATGTCTCTAGCAAGGGCAAGGTCTTTGTCTTTTAACGCACTCAGATCAGGCCATGCGCCAATAATATTGTAACCGTCAACGAGCAGAATTTCCTTCATATTAGTCGCGTCCTAGTTCATTACGTCTGCGATACACTTCATACATCAGAAGACTTGCTGCAACTGAAGCATTTAAGGACGTAACTTGTCCAACCATTGGGATACGAATTAAGAAATCACATTTTTCCTTTACTAAGCGGCTAATTCCCTTACCTTCACTCCCGATAACAAGCCCTATCGCCATATCAAAAGCAGCTTGACGGTAATCTTGCTTCCCTTTTGCATCAGTACCAGCAAACCACATTCCTTGTTTCTTAAGGTCGTCCATCGTACGAGCGATATTTGTTACTCGAACAACTGGGATGTACTCAATTGCACCGGTAGAGGCTTTCGCTACAGCTTGGGTTAAGCCTACCGCACGACGCTTCGGTATAATTACTCCATGCGCTCCAACGGCATCAGCTGTACGAAGAATCGACCCGAGATTATGAGGGTCTTCAATTTCATCTAAAATAAGGAAAAATGGTTCTTCATTACGATCTCTAGCACGAGTGAATAAGTCTTCCATCTCAGCATATTCATAAGCTGCAATAGAAGCGACAACTCCTTGATGATTATTTGAATCTACTAGCTGATCTAGCTTCTTTTTAGGTACATGCTGAATAAGGACACCATTTTCCTTAGCAAGTTGCGTCACCTTTGTCATTTGCCCCTTTTGCGAACCCTCTGCAATCCATATTTTATTAATGGCATGACCTGACTTTAACGCTTCAATAATGGGGTTTTTCCCTAAAATAAATTCACTGCTCATTTGTCTCCCCCCTTTCTTCAATAATTTCGAACATCTTACGTATGATTTCGTCTACTCTCTCGTATTTATTAGTCAAGTATAGATAACCTAGAATCGCTTCATACGCCGTACTATGACGGTACGTATTATGGTCTGTGTTTTTCGGTATTGTCCCAGACTTTGCATTCCGTCCTCTTAAGATGACGCTTTGTTCCTCATTAGAAAAAAACTCTTCTTCGAGCATCGTTCTTAATACTCGTGCTTGTGCCTTTGCTGACACATAGCGAGTTGCTTCTTGATGAAGCTTTTGAGGTCTAACCTTCCCTAAGGCAATTAGATGATAACGTACATAGGTGTCAAGAATTGAGTCACCCATGTACGCTAATGCAAGCGCATTTAGCTGCGTTACATCTAAATTTGGTTGCTCTAACTTCATCATCATTTTTCCCTCTTCCAACGGACGCCCTGTGGTGTATCCTCTAGGATAATCCCTTGTTCTTTTAACTCATCTCTAATTTGGTCCGCACGTGCAAAATTTCTCTCTTTTCTCGCTTCATTTCGTTCTTCAATAAGAGCATCAATTTCTTCGTCTAATAGCTCTACATCCTCAGTTACTGTGATTCCAAGTACCTCTGCAAACTCATTAAATAAGATAATTAATCCTTCTAATACTTCAGTAGAAGTTTGGCCTTCTCTTAAGTAAACATTCGCCTCTTTTGCCATATCAAACATAATTGCGATTGCATTAGCAGAGTTAAAGTCATCGTTCATTTCAGTGATAAATCCGTTCTTGAATTCCTCTAGCTTCTCGCTCCATTCAGCCTTTGAACCCAGGTTCGCACTTTCATTTAGGCGGTGCTGTAAATTAGAAACTGTTGTTTTTAATCGGTCTAGACCACTCTTGGCACTTTCCAACAACTCAGCATTAAAGTTTATCGGGCTACGGTAGTGAGCCATTAGCATAAAAAATCGTACAACTTCTGCCGGATGTTGTTGAATAATGTCATGTACCAAAACAAAGTTTCCGAGCGATTTCGACATTTTTTCGTTGTCTATTTTAATATAGCCATTATGGAGCCAATAATTAGCCATTTTTTTACCTGTTAACGCTTCTGATTGAGCAATTTCATTTTCATGATGTGGGAACGCCAGGTCTTGACCACCAGCATGAATGTCAATTGTATCTCCTAAATATTTTTTTACCATCGCTGAACATTCAATATGCCAACCTGGTCTTCCTTGGCCCCAAGGACTATCCCAAGAAATTTCTCCTTCTTTAGCTGCTTTCCAAAGAACAAAATCAAGAGGGTCTTCTTTTTTCTGTCCCACTTCGATTCTAGCTCCTAGCTGTAAATCATCAATTGATTGGTCAGATAACTGTCCGTAAGTAGGAAACGCTCTTGTTTTGAAATACACATCGCCATTTGATTCATAAGCAAAGCCTTTTTCTATTAGCTTTTCTACAAATTCAATAATTTCCGGCATCGTTTCTGTTACCCTTGGATGATGATCCGCTTTTTTTACACCTAGTGCACATGTGTCTTCGTGGTATGCATGAATAAAGCGTTCAGCAATTGTAGGAACATCTTCTCCCAATTCTTTAGCTGCTTTAATAAGTTTGTCATCAACATCTGTAAAATTAGAAATAAACGTAACATCATAGCCACGGTATTCTAAATAACGACGAACCATATCAAACACGATTGCAGGGCGTGCATTCCCTATATGAATGTAGTTATATACTGTTGGACCACATACATATATTTTTACTTTTCCTTCTTCGATCGGTGTAAAAGGTTCTTTTTTTCTTGAGAGAGTATTATATAAGTGGATTGCCATAGACATTTCCAACTCCTTTATATCATCATATTAATTAATCTATTCTATTCTTCCTTACTGTTGACATCAATTGCTACGTTCTTCTCGAAGCTTTTCAATTTCTTTTTCTAACTCACGGAATTTATCCGAAATAGGGTCAGGCAGAGTGTGATGGTCAAGACTCCCTTTCACTTTCACCCCATCTTGCATTACAATTTTCCCTGGTATACCAACTACTGTTGAGTTCGCTGGCACTGGCTTTAATACGACCGAGTTTGCACCGATACGAGAATTCTCTCCAATTGTAAAAGAACCTAACACTTTAGCACCTGATGCAATTAATACATTATCCTCTATTGTGGGATGACGCTTTCCTTTTTCTTTTCCTGTTCCCCCTAAAGTTACACCTTGATAAATCGTTACATTATCACCAATCTCACATGTTTCTCCAATAACTACACCCATACCGTGGTCAATAAATAAACGTTGACCAATTTTCGCACCTGGATGTATTTCAATTCCAGTAAAAAATCGACTAATTTGTGAGATTGCCCGGGCAAAAAAATAAAGTTTCATTTTCCAAAACCAGTGTGCTAATCTGTGATTCCAAATCGCATGAACACCCGAATATGTAAATACCACCTCGACACGACTTCTCGCAGCTGGGTCTTGATCAAATACTACATCAATATCGTTCAATAATGTCTTCCACATCGTTGTCACAACCTCTCCCATCTAATCTAGAAGCAATGTTTAAGTCATTGCCTTTCTTGAATATAACGCAAAAACGCCCCTGTGCCATTTATAGCACAGAG encodes:
- a CDS encoding NYN domain-containing protein, which encodes MKEILLVDGYNIIGAWPDLSALKDKDLALARDILVEKLAEYQAFTGYKVYVVFDAHMVVGVGKKYKNHRIEVIYTRENETADERIEKLVLELKRIDRQIHVATSDFAEQSVIFGSGALRKSARELLIELSGTKKGIAKVVEKTKKKRNSTKLVLTKEIAETFERWRRGEH
- the rlmB gene encoding 23S rRNA (guanosine(2251)-2'-O)-methyltransferase RlmB, which encodes MSSEFILGKNPIIEALKSGHAINKIWIAEGSQKGQMTKVTQLAKENGVLIQHVPKKKLDQLVDSNNHQGVVASIAAYEYAEMEDLFTRARDRNEEPFFLILDEIEDPHNLGSILRTADAVGAHGVIIPKRRAVGLTQAVAKASTGAIEYIPVVRVTNIARTMDDLKKQGMWFAGTDAKGKQDYRQAAFDMAIGLVIGSEGKGISRLVKEKCDFLIRIPMVGQVTSLNASVAASLLMYEVYRRRNELGRD
- a CDS encoding Mini-ribonuclease 3, translated to MKLEQPNLDVTQLNALALAYMGDSILDTYVRYHLIALGKVRPQKLHQEATRYVSAKAQARVLRTMLEEEFFSNEEQSVILRGRNAKSGTIPKNTDHNTYRHSTAYEAILGYLYLTNKYERVDEIIRKMFEIIEERGETNEQ
- the cysS gene encoding cysteine--tRNA ligase, with amino-acid sequence MAIHLYNTLSRKKEPFTPIEEGKVKIYVCGPTVYNYIHIGNARPAIVFDMVRRYLEYRGYDVTFISNFTDVDDKLIKAAKELGEDVPTIAERFIHAYHEDTCALGVKKADHHPRVTETMPEIIEFVEKLIEKGFAYESNGDVYFKTRAFPTYGQLSDQSIDDLQLGARIEVGQKKEDPLDFVLWKAAKEGEISWDSPWGQGRPGWHIECSAMVKKYLGDTIDIHAGGQDLAFPHHENEIAQSEALTGKKMANYWLHNGYIKIDNEKMSKSLGNFVLVHDIIQQHPAEVVRFFMLMAHYRSPINFNAELLESAKSGLDRLKTTVSNLQHRLNESANLGSKAEWSEKLEEFKNGFITEMNDDFNSANAIAIMFDMAKEANVYLREGQTSTEVLEGLIILFNEFAEVLGITVTEDVELLDEEIDALIEERNEARKERNFARADQIRDELKEQGIILEDTPQGVRWKREK
- the cysE gene encoding serine O-acetyltransferase — translated: MWKTLLNDIDVVFDQDPAARSRVEVVFTYSGVHAIWNHRLAHWFWKMKLYFFARAISQISRFFTGIEIHPGAKIGQRLFIDHGMGVVIGETCEIGDNVTIYQGVTLGGTGKEKGKRHPTIEDNVLIASGAKVLGSFTIGENSRIGANSVVLKPVPANSTVVGIPGKIVMQDGVKVKGSLDHHTLPDPISDKFRELEKEIEKLREERSN